The Methanoplanus sp. FWC-SCC4 genome has a window encoding:
- a CDS encoding helical backbone metal receptor has translation MSKFTTFTTIFLIFMMAVACACAYPLTQNDNNVENALDYIKTCQKDDGGFGESDRGSNPATSTWAIMAIVSAGQDPKDWKKNGTSAIDYLYSISDETYSIDGTTETAKMIMTITAAGYDPENFAGNNFITLLSGKKKENGQFGDHIYTTSWAVTALSANGIDASDSIKWLKSVQNEDGGFGWTKGAESDCDDTSSTLMALIAGGEPQDSESVQKAISFLKISQKENGGFNYGGSSEANSASDSWAIQAIVAAGENPESWTTKSGNNPVSHLLSLQADKGYFKWTDYLEDNKCRMSTNAIPALMGKPYPVMKNQKTDSLKNTVTSKTPDNSNQKETLKPENTVKSDSSSADSANQDIEYHVEITDDMGYTTEISKIPERIISLAPSNTEILYAIGAGDRVVGVTDYCNYPKEAQSKEKAGGFSSVNIEKVVSLKPDLVVAAYGNTEDVVNHLKDLGMSVITLNPTDLDSVLSDITLLGKATGNVKEAGELVSSLSKRIENVKSIAEQDECTPEVAHIVWYDPIWISGKNTFQDELIKTSNGNNAFGDMDSWVIVSMEDFITKNPDVLIVNSGSGMDQNSRDCIYEYIMNEPRFKNIKAVKEGRVYIADSDTIDRGGPRIVDALEEVAADIHPEMFENTNTKTETINSQTTPVYPVVAIVSVILSVFMTGFIRRRKD, from the coding sequence ATGAGTAAATTTACAACTTTCACAACTATTTTTTTGATTTTTATGATGGCGGTTGCATGCGCATGTGCTTATCCGCTTACACAAAATGACAACAATGTGGAAAATGCACTTGATTATATCAAAACCTGCCAGAAGGATGACGGCGGTTTTGGAGAATCAGACAGGGGTTCAAATCCTGCAACATCAACATGGGCAATAATGGCCATTGTATCTGCAGGTCAGGATCCAAAAGACTGGAAGAAAAACGGCACAAGTGCAATAGATTATCTTTACAGCATCTCGGATGAGACATATTCAATCGACGGCACAACAGAAACAGCCAAAATGATTATGACCATTACTGCTGCCGGATATGATCCGGAAAATTTTGCAGGTAATAATTTTATCACCCTTTTATCAGGGAAGAAAAAAGAAAACGGTCAGTTCGGTGACCACATATATACAACCAGCTGGGCAGTGACAGCTCTCTCTGCAAACGGTATTGATGCATCAGATTCAATAAAATGGCTAAAATCAGTTCAGAATGAAGACGGGGGTTTTGGATGGACAAAAGGGGCTGAAAGTGACTGTGACGATACATCCTCCACTCTGATGGCCCTGATTGCAGGCGGTGAACCGCAGGATTCAGAATCAGTTCAGAAAGCAATTTCCTTCCTTAAAATATCCCAAAAGGAAAACGGGGGATTCAATTACGGAGGCTCAAGTGAGGCCAATTCAGCATCTGATTCATGGGCAATACAGGCAATAGTCGCTGCAGGAGAAAATCCGGAATCATGGACAACAAAAAGTGGTAATAATCCTGTATCACATCTCCTGAGCCTGCAGGCAGATAAAGGATATTTCAAATGGACAGATTACCTTGAGGACAATAAATGCAGGATGTCAACAAATGCAATTCCGGCACTTATGGGAAAACCCTACCCTGTTATGAAGAATCAGAAAACTGATTCATTAAAAAACACTGTCACATCCAAAACACCTGATAATTCAAATCAAAAAGAAACTCTCAAACCGGAAAACACAGTTAAATCAGATTCTTCTTCAGCTGACTCTGCAAATCAGGATATTGAATACCATGTAGAAATCACAGACGACATGGGCTATACAACAGAGATTTCAAAAATTCCGGAGAGAATTATATCACTGGCACCTTCAAATACGGAAATTCTTTACGCAATAGGTGCAGGCGACAGGGTTGTCGGAGTTACGGATTACTGCAACTACCCAAAAGAAGCACAGTCAAAAGAGAAGGCAGGCGGTTTTAGTTCTGTAAATATTGAAAAGGTTGTATCATTAAAGCCTGATCTCGTAGTTGCCGCATACGGAAACACAGAGGATGTTGTAAACCACCTGAAAGATCTTGGGATGTCTGTAATTACACTAAACCCGACAGACCTTGACAGTGTTTTATCAGACATCACACTTCTCGGGAAAGCAACCGGAAATGTAAAAGAGGCCGGGGAACTTGTATCATCACTCTCAAAAAGGATTGAAAATGTAAAAAGCATAGCTGAACAGGATGAATGCACCCCTGAAGTTGCACATATAGTATGGTACGATCCAATCTGGATAAGCGGGAAAAACACATTCCAGGACGAACTTATCAAAACATCAAACGGAAATAATGCATTCGGTGACATGGACAGCTGGGTAATTGTCTCAATGGAGGACTTCATTACCAAAAACCCTGATGTTCTGATTGTAAATTCCGGTTCAGGCATGGACCAGAACAGCAGAGACTGTATCTATGAATACATAATGAATGAACCCAGATTTAAGAATATAAAGGCGGTAAAGGAGGGAAGAGTCTACATTGCAGATTCGGATACAATCGACAGAGGGGGACCAAGAATTGTCGATGCATTAGAAGAAGTTGCAGCTGACATTCATCCTGAAATGTTTGAAAACACAAACACAAAAACAGAAACAATAAACAGTCAGACCACACCTGTGTATCCCGTCGTTGCAATAGTTTCAGTAATCCTTTCCGTCTTTATGACAGGATTTATCAGGAGGAGGAAAGATTGA
- a CDS encoding DUF4430 domain-containing protein translates to MTTPVLAESADYTGNVGITNGTTFTKDGIHFESQSSALSALNSLSKSLNFNYELNYTGDIPDIKSINGISVNITSGNRWNLIVNGNIVNTSPAGYECKKDDNIIFAYGPDGTDENNPVRFVNITVSDVRNYFKYEGDVELIQGTFSKDGIHFESNTSAFGALEILSIQESFPYTVTYSEWGAFIDPINGIGYNSDTGEYWNFLVNNNHMMTGASDYEANTGDTIVFAYGADGTDEINATALIKINVTNVEKFEGFEGSVQLTKGSIALVPDSEHPASNISALAALDAASKEGDFEYQVSYGGWGYQLDTIGNTGDSSQWIFLVNGQTARTGIQNYICKDGDKLSFYTGVWEEVTPGNWQPQSISESECIVNISVSVLPFKTWEGTVSLSDSGFEYHPLNNISNTYTVLENTDLGALKKASEQGFFSLNVSDSWYQDYGTFSLDGIADINSSAEQNNYWLIYINGEPVSSGLGGNKVVKDDVIKFCYGLCNYPEMVTPDTADKMVTIKVGSVIPGIDDPEKPQTGDGPSTANLKWTTTLPESPDTKPLIYNGKIYVSTWPDMDFGDGDEMYLYCLDADTGNEVWKNTLEDGYGSVAGAAIGGGNILVRGTNGKLYAVNLTSGTTEWIRTIDENPTPWSEVNSAPLVYKDRIFVTGQKSGILSIFDLKGNIQYSMNTGNSTYFSSPLGDGDNVYFACGGSKKLSCIDIYSYAWKWNVTVDDFIRSSPVLDDSNIYFTTKSGIYCINKDTGASLWNIAASPGSGTPAISGGSLFVGETDGLHCYDTSNGVENWHYESGSISGSPAVSDKTVYFATSEKAGKVIALDISTQNVIWSYTQTAPDDGNWASFYSSSPAIYNNRLYIGGEYYNKVYCFGAGDTVINNPDTGGKDSSDSSPSTSSVTYKSTLIGKGTLNVTAISGSEYLVKENTALGILIKSGYSYTVTDSAFEEYGSLFIDSIKGKKTTGTTGWMYQVNGISPGTGPNNYELKEGDEVLWYWSESMTDKPEDSYDKIGLKAAFSKSQTTDSKQQNENSGLGDESTESPGSTYSYNIGLPDSADLSLQESRTYLSLSLDAALNEGYNVKKDKNTISFSYGETTMEIKLEDYKEKDGQLFGPVESITLQTGQLESNNKNLGSFSVNINADLYAVPVDAKLTTLVYDDVSEDKLREFNYLLAGENQEIASVGAFVDVQKKNLEDGIDIGTSAIIFTVDKIWMQNKENADLIKIIHIKDNGETEILKTEFIGEDESGRYRFKAVSPDGLSGFALVWVKEVDENSISDKKGTYNKIADKIPEEIKTEKTNSSGISPLVLISVIIIVAGILFYTTKNRR, encoded by the coding sequence ATGACAACGCCTGTTTTGGCAGAATCTGCTGATTATACAGGAAATGTTGGGATTACAAACGGGACCACTTTTACAAAAGACGGAATACATTTTGAGTCACAGTCATCAGCCCTTTCGGCTTTGAATTCTTTGTCAAAGAGCCTGAATTTCAATTATGAACTGAATTATACCGGTGATATTCCTGATATCAAATCAATAAACGGCATCTCCGTTAATATAACAAGCGGGAACAGGTGGAATCTTATAGTAAACGGAAACATTGTAAACACCAGCCCTGCCGGATACGAATGCAAAAAAGATGACAACATCATTTTCGCATACGGTCCTGACGGAACAGATGAGAATAATCCGGTCAGATTTGTAAATATTACAGTATCAGATGTCAGAAATTATTTCAAATATGAAGGTGATGTGGAGCTGATACAGGGCACTTTTTCAAAAGACGGAATACATTTTGAGTCAAACACCTCGGCTTTTGGCGCTCTGGAAATCTTATCCATACAGGAATCCTTCCCCTATACAGTTACCTATTCCGAATGGGGAGCATTTATTGATCCAATTAACGGAATCGGGTACAATTCAGATACCGGGGAATACTGGAATTTTCTGGTCAATAATAACCACATGATGACGGGTGCTTCAGATTACGAAGCAAATACCGGAGACACAATTGTTTTTGCATATGGTGCCGATGGCACAGATGAAATCAACGCAACGGCTCTGATAAAAATCAATGTCACAAATGTCGAAAAGTTTGAGGGTTTTGAAGGAAGTGTTCAGCTCACAAAAGGAAGCATAGCCCTGGTTCCCGACTCAGAACATCCTGCATCTAATATATCAGCACTCGCAGCCCTTGATGCTGCATCAAAAGAAGGAGATTTTGAGTACCAGGTGTCTTATGGGGGATGGGGATACCAGCTGGATACAATAGGAAACACAGGGGACTCATCACAATGGATTTTCCTTGTAAACGGGCAAACAGCCCGGACAGGCATTCAGAATTACATATGTAAAGACGGAGACAAACTGTCCTTTTATACAGGCGTATGGGAAGAAGTCACTCCCGGAAACTGGCAGCCACAATCAATTTCAGAATCAGAGTGTATTGTAAACATCTCAGTTAGTGTTCTGCCGTTCAAAACCTGGGAAGGTACAGTTTCCCTGTCAGATTCCGGTTTTGAATACCACCCGTTAAACAATATCTCAAATACATACACGGTTTTAGAAAACACTGATTTGGGCGCACTAAAAAAAGCTTCAGAACAGGGGTTTTTTAGTCTGAATGTCAGTGACAGCTGGTATCAGGATTACGGCACATTCAGTCTGGACGGAATTGCAGACATAAACAGTTCAGCAGAACAGAACAATTACTGGCTTATTTACATCAATGGAGAACCTGTATCCTCAGGTCTGGGAGGCAATAAAGTGGTCAAAGATGATGTAATAAAGTTCTGCTACGGGTTATGCAACTACCCTGAAATGGTAACACCGGATACTGCAGACAAAATGGTTACCATTAAAGTCGGCTCAGTGATACCGGGGATAGATGACCCTGAGAAACCACAGACCGGAGACGGCCCTTCAACTGCCAACCTTAAATGGACAACAACACTTCCGGAATCACCTGACACAAAGCCCCTGATTTACAACGGAAAAATCTACGTATCGACATGGCCCGACATGGACTTTGGAGACGGAGATGAGATGTACCTGTACTGTCTTGATGCTGATACAGGAAACGAAGTCTGGAAAAATACTCTTGAGGACGGATACGGATCTGTTGCAGGCGCTGCAATTGGCGGCGGTAACATTCTTGTCAGGGGTACAAACGGAAAACTCTATGCAGTAAACCTCACTTCAGGCACAACCGAATGGATCAGGACAATTGATGAGAACCCTACGCCATGGTCAGAGGTAAATTCAGCTCCTCTGGTTTACAAAGACAGAATATTTGTAACAGGCCAGAAATCAGGCATTCTTAGCATCTTTGACTTAAAAGGGAATATTCAGTATTCAATGAATACAGGGAACAGTACATACTTTAGTTCACCCCTTGGTGACGGAGATAATGTGTATTTTGCCTGTGGGGGATCTAAAAAACTCTCATGCATCGACATTTACAGCTATGCATGGAAATGGAATGTGACCGTGGATGATTTCATCAGGTCTTCACCGGTTTTGGATGACTCAAATATATATTTCACAACCAAATCAGGCATTTACTGCATTAATAAAGACACAGGAGCATCTTTATGGAATATAGCTGCCAGTCCGGGTTCGGGAACACCCGCAATCTCCGGCGGCTCACTTTTTGTCGGGGAGACAGACGGACTTCACTGCTATGACACTTCAAACGGCGTTGAAAACTGGCACTATGAATCAGGAAGCATAAGCGGTTCTCCGGCAGTATCTGACAAAACAGTTTATTTTGCAACATCAGAAAAGGCAGGAAAGGTAATAGCCCTTGATATTTCCACTCAGAACGTAATATGGAGTTACACACAAACTGCACCTGATGACGGAAACTGGGCATCATTTTACTCCTCATCACCGGCAATATACAATAACAGGCTCTATATCGGCGGCGAATATTACAATAAGGTCTACTGCTTTGGTGCAGGAGACACAGTTATCAATAATCCGGATACAGGAGGCAAAGACAGCTCTGATTCCTCCCCGTCCACTTCCTCAGTCACCTATAAATCGACATTAATTGGAAAGGGAACACTAAATGTCACTGCAATCAGCGGCAGCGAATATTTGGTTAAAGAAAATACCGCACTTGGCATACTCATAAAATCAGGGTATTCATACACCGTGACAGACAGTGCCTTTGAAGAATATGGTTCTCTGTTTATTGACTCCATAAAGGGGAAAAAGACCACAGGTACAACAGGATGGATGTATCAGGTTAATGGAATTTCACCTGGCACTGGTCCTAACAACTATGAATTAAAAGAAGGGGACGAGGTTCTCTGGTACTGGAGTGAGTCAATGACTGACAAACCCGAGGACTCATATGACAAAATTGGTCTAAAGGCAGCATTTTCGAAAAGTCAGACCACAGACTCAAAACAACAGAACGAGAACTCCGGTTTGGGAGATGAATCAACAGAGAGTCCCGGATCAACATACAGTTATAATATAGGACTTCCTGACTCGGCAGACCTGTCACTTCAGGAAAGCAGAACATATCTATCTCTCAGCCTTGATGCCGCTCTCAATGAAGGATATAATGTTAAAAAAGACAAAAACACAATCTCTTTTTCATACGGCGAAACCACAATGGAGATAAAACTCGAGGATTACAAGGAAAAAGACGGTCAGCTTTTCGGCCCTGTGGAGTCAATAACACTTCAGACCGGTCAGCTCGAATCCAATAATAAAAACCTGGGAAGTTTTTCAGTCAACATTAATGCAGACCTTTATGCAGTCCCTGTTGACGCAAAACTTACAACTCTTGTGTATGATGATGTATCTGAAGACAAATTAAGAGAATTCAATTACCTTTTAGCTGGAGAAAACCAGGAGATTGCATCAGTTGGTGCATTTGTAGATGTTCAAAAGAAAAATCTTGAAGACGGAATTGACATTGGAACTTCAGCCATAATATTTACTGTTGATAAAATATGGATGCAGAATAAAGAAAATGCAGATTTAATTAAAATCATCCACATTAAAGACAACGGCGAAACAGAGATTCTAAAAACAGAATTTATCGGTGAAGATGAATCAGGAAGATACAGATTTAAGGCTGTTTCACCGGACGGACTCTCGGGATTTGCCCTTGTCTGGGTAAAGGAAGTCGATGAAAACAGTATATCTGATAAAAAAGGTACATATAATAAAATAGCAGATAAAATACCAGAGGAGATAAAAACAGAGAAAACAAACAGTTCCGGCATATCTCCGCTGGTTTTGATATCTGTCATTATAATTGTGGCAGGAATTTTATTTTATACAACTAAAAACAGGAGATAA
- a CDS encoding FecCD family ABC transporter permease has translation MKNKKIFFSLLVLTGLITFIISLLWGSSTVELKNIFPNDLWGFIGSLIFNNSPEGPCAFFDDPTTYLIVYDIRLPRAIIAFFAGCGLAVAGTVMQALFKNPMADPYIIGTSSGGALGAAISIVAIGGLFLPLFAFFGAMGATFLVYGISKRNGRVPVETLLLSGIAVSMFLSAFLSFIMYNSGKSLHQIMFWMMGGFWNADWGDAYLALIIPVLSVILFAVARDLNALSLGEEDAVHLGVNVEILKKAVLATGSFITGIAVAISGAIGFVGLIVPHTMRLIAGPDHRVLLPASMIAGGIFLMCADTLTRTFFNEMPVGIITAFVGAPFFVYLLRRRMSA, from the coding sequence ATGAAAAATAAAAAAATATTCTTCTCACTGCTGGTGCTGACCGGATTAATCACCTTTATAATATCATTATTATGGGGTTCAAGTACAGTAGAGCTGAAGAATATTTTTCCAAATGATCTATGGGGCTTTATCGGGAGTCTGATTTTTAATAATTCACCCGAAGGGCCGTGTGCATTTTTTGACGACCCGACAACTTATCTAATTGTATATGACATAAGGCTTCCAAGAGCAATTATTGCATTTTTTGCAGGATGTGGCCTTGCAGTTGCAGGGACTGTCATGCAGGCTCTTTTTAAAAATCCGATGGCAGACCCGTATATCATAGGAACATCTTCAGGAGGTGCACTTGGAGCGGCGATATCGATAGTTGCAATAGGTGGCTTATTCCTGCCGCTGTTTGCATTTTTTGGTGCAATGGGTGCAACCTTCCTTGTATATGGAATATCAAAGAGAAACGGGAGAGTTCCGGTTGAAACACTTTTATTATCAGGTATTGCAGTCTCGATGTTTCTATCCGCTTTTTTGTCTTTTATAATGTACAACTCCGGAAAGAGTCTTCATCAGATAATGTTCTGGATGATGGGCGGATTTTGGAATGCGGACTGGGGGGATGCATATCTTGCCCTGATAATTCCTGTATTGTCAGTAATCCTTTTTGCAGTAGCAAGGGATTTGAATGCACTTTCACTGGGGGAAGAAGATGCGGTCCATCTTGGAGTAAATGTTGAAATCCTGAAAAAAGCCGTGCTTGCAACCGGATCTTTCATTACCGGGATTGCGGTTGCCATATCAGGTGCAATCGGATTTGTCGGGCTTATCGTTCCGCATACCATGCGTTTAATAGCAGGCCCTGATCACCGGGTTCTTCTGCCGGCATCTATGATAGCGGGCGGAATTTTTCTGATGTGTGCAGACACTCTTACAAGAACATTTTTCAACGAAATGCCTGTGGGAATAATAACAGCATTTGTCGGAGCACCCTTCTTTGTATATCTTTTAAGAAGGAGGATGTCAGCATGA